A portion of the uncultured Draconibacterium sp. genome contains these proteins:
- the mgrA gene encoding L-glyceraldehyde 3-phosphate reductase: MTYLPKESRYDEMVYNRCGKWGLKLPAVSLGLWHNFGGIDVFENGRSMLHRAFDLGITHFDLANNYGPPPGSAEENFGKILKQDFSAYRDELIISSKAGYLMWPGPYGEWGSRKYVLASLDQSLKRMGLEYVDIFYSHRPDPDTPLEETMMALDRAVRSGKALYVGISNYPADMAKEAACILKDLGTPCLIHQPRYSMFERWVEDGLLDVLEDEGIGCIPFSPLAQGLLTNKYLKGIPEGSRATREVFLKKEDVETAHDKIVALNNIAQERGQSLAQMALAWILRDKRITSVLIGASSVKQIDDNVAMLKNRSFSEEELAAIEAVLK, from the coding sequence ATGACCTATTTACCAAAAGAATCGAGATATGATGAAATGGTGTATAACCGTTGCGGAAAATGGGGGCTGAAACTGCCTGCTGTTTCGTTGGGTTTATGGCATAACTTTGGTGGAATTGATGTGTTTGAAAATGGTCGGTCCATGTTACACAGGGCTTTTGATTTGGGCATCACACATTTCGATTTGGCCAATAATTATGGTCCGCCACCGGGTTCGGCTGAAGAAAACTTTGGTAAAATTTTAAAACAGGATTTTAGTGCGTATCGCGATGAGCTGATTATTTCGAGCAAAGCAGGATATTTAATGTGGCCCGGACCATATGGCGAATGGGGAAGCCGAAAGTATGTGCTGGCCAGCCTCGATCAGAGTTTAAAACGTATGGGACTGGAATATGTGGATATTTTTTATTCGCACCGCCCCGATCCTGACACGCCGCTTGAAGAAACTATGATGGCACTCGACAGGGCAGTGCGCTCAGGAAAAGCATTGTATGTTGGTATTTCAAATTATCCGGCCGACATGGCAAAAGAAGCAGCATGTATTCTGAAAGACCTGGGAACTCCGTGTTTGATTCATCAGCCTCGTTACTCCATGTTTGAACGATGGGTTGAAGACGGCCTTTTGGATGTTTTGGAAGACGAAGGAATTGGTTGTATTCCGTTCTCGCCGCTTGCGCAGGGATTGCTGACAAATAAATACCTCAAAGGAATTCCTGAAGGATCGAGAGCAACACGCGAAGTTTTTCTGAAAAAAGAGGATGTTGAAACAGCTCACGATAAAATAGTGGCTTTAAATAACATTGCTCAGGAAAGGGGACAGTCGCTGGCACAAATGGCTTTGGCCTGGATATTACGCGATAAACGAATTACCTCGGTTTTAATTGGCGCAAGCTCGGTAAAACAAATTGATGATAATGTGGCAATGCTTAAGAACCGCAGTTTTTCGGAAGAAGAGTTAGCAGCAATTGAAGCGGTTTTAAAGTAA
- a CDS encoding universal stress protein, whose protein sequence is MSEKLVTIVVLPLARAHILKMRLEEKGIKCELEDVHLIEGAATSTVRVKILENDLNEAFKEVDKLLGLEPEKQKKVSKPGQILVPIDFSAVSEKAVLMAFNIASHLKAQLVIMHSYISPMRFSIPYGDIYPYDTTLLKQTEDAEKEANDQFKNFLATLVHEIGPDRWETVNPEYIVKPGYAEEDIIAFANEQPTRLIVIGRGGDKTWPGTVGSVTADVMYNASVPVLVIPEDMKPKPVEEFKEVLYATNFDEKDFTALDKLMNIVKTYEVRVVCAHVGMPDEYGWDIARLEGMKDILHKKYENKEFECKLIMGNNVLDTLESTLKNDNVDILALTTHKRGMISRLFNPSLARKMVFHTKIPLLVFHA, encoded by the coding sequence ATGAGTGAAAAACTAGTTACTATTGTAGTATTACCTCTGGCGCGGGCCCATATTTTGAAAATGCGTTTAGAGGAAAAAGGAATTAAATGCGAACTGGAAGACGTTCATTTAATTGAAGGAGCAGCCACCTCAACTGTTCGGGTTAAGATTTTGGAAAACGACCTGAACGAAGCTTTTAAAGAAGTAGACAAACTGCTTGGATTAGAACCCGAGAAACAAAAAAAGGTGAGTAAACCCGGGCAGATTCTTGTGCCAATTGATTTTTCTGCCGTATCAGAAAAAGCCGTATTAATGGCTTTTAATATTGCCAGCCACCTAAAAGCACAGCTGGTAATTATGCACTCCTACATTAGCCCAATGCGATTTTCAATACCCTACGGCGATATTTACCCCTACGACACCACCCTGCTAAAACAAACCGAAGATGCCGAAAAAGAAGCCAACGATCAGTTCAAAAATTTTCTGGCAACACTGGTACACGAAATTGGACCCGATCGCTGGGAAACAGTAAATCCTGAATACATTGTAAAACCGGGATATGCAGAAGAAGACATCATAGCGTTTGCCAACGAACAGCCCACCCGGTTGATTGTAATTGGCCGTGGCGGAGATAAAACATGGCCCGGAACCGTTGGCAGCGTTACTGCCGATGTAATGTATAACGCTTCTGTACCTGTTTTGGTAATTCCTGAAGACATGAAACCAAAACCGGTTGAAGAGTTTAAGGAAGTGCTTTACGCTACCAATTTTGACGAAAAAGACTTTACTGCACTTGATAAACTGATGAATATTGTAAAAACTTACGAGGTAAGAGTAGTATGTGCTCATGTTGGAATGCCCGATGAATATGGCTGGGATATTGCACGATTGGAAGGCATGAAAGATATTTTACACAAGAAATACGAAAACAAGGAGTTTGAGTGCAAATTAATTATGGGAAACAACGTTTTAGATACGCTTGAAAGCACCCTGAAAAACGACAACGTTGATATTCTGGCACTCACCACCCATAAACGAGGTATGATTTCGAGACTGTTTAATCCAAGCCTGGCGCGTAAAATGGTGTTTCATACAAAAATTCCGCTGCTGGTATTTCACGCATAA
- a CDS encoding tetratricopeptide repeat-containing sensor histidine kinase gives MNRKIELTSSFLFTLLLLTFHTVLAAGAIHQVDSLRQVIQNNTGEEKINAQLELANYYLEDDNNQAQSIAQSALISAKELNKRELQMRAFFVLGRIGHELNNVNQSQANFDSALTIANQLNDYSFQSDILLRTGINKHTQGEHLEALQAFNKSIQTGLQSNNFRATGASYSMMGTVFRVNGLYDSAIEYIIKARLNYEKAGYVEGYAWSAYLLGRIYTDLQLLDKAMEYYQLALKNYEQLAQDDKNQSGVIICYEQIGIINLLSGKTDEARKNIEYTLQIHEATGSKYGIANALKNLGRIEYVSGNYALAKTHLTKALSSKIDMGDLLSQPSIHLYLGLCLVETGEPDAGIAEIKKGLEQAVFNNQKRIQLDIYSKLSDIYLERNDLQNALACQQHQLSIQDSMLLGAANIKLEQLQGIYEVDAKNSQIADLQQQNEINRLQLKQHRTSTMLLILAILLAIIIASIIYIFYQRLRQKNIQLNEANMAKDKFFAIIAHDLRGPIHTQTSFLDHLYEEFDSLDENELKKLLKLLVSSSEHISDLLDNLLLWAQSQVKKMEVKTTALNLSDVITSTVDKLQQSARLKQISISLNTNNQLKVLSDANMLQTIVRNIVSNAIKFTPRGGSIRIETSSDEHRKVSITITDSGVGMAPEKLNKLFDISSKSHSQGTENEKSTGLGLILVKEFVERNNGTIQITSEPGKGTSVIVTLPGA, from the coding sequence ATGAATAGAAAAATAGAGCTAACATCTAGCTTTCTTTTTACCCTGTTACTTTTAACTTTTCATACAGTTTTAGCTGCCGGTGCTATTCATCAAGTCGATAGTTTGCGCCAGGTAATTCAGAATAACACCGGCGAGGAAAAAATAAATGCACAGTTAGAATTAGCAAACTACTACCTTGAAGACGATAACAACCAGGCCCAAAGTATTGCACAATCAGCTCTGATTAGTGCGAAAGAATTAAACAAGCGGGAGCTGCAAATGCGTGCCTTTTTTGTTTTAGGAAGAATAGGCCACGAACTGAATAATGTTAACCAATCGCAGGCTAATTTTGATAGTGCCCTAACCATTGCCAACCAGCTTAATGATTATTCCTTTCAAAGCGACATTTTGTTGCGGACCGGCATAAACAAACACACCCAGGGCGAACATTTGGAAGCATTGCAGGCATTTAATAAGTCTATTCAAACCGGCCTTCAGTCTAATAATTTCAGGGCTACCGGAGCATCGTATTCAATGATGGGAACTGTTTTTAGAGTGAATGGTTTGTACGACAGCGCCATAGAATACATTATTAAAGCCCGTTTAAATTACGAAAAAGCTGGCTATGTTGAAGGCTATGCGTGGTCAGCCTATTTGCTGGGACGAATATACACCGACCTTCAGCTGTTAGACAAAGCTATGGAATACTACCAACTTGCGCTTAAAAACTACGAACAGTTGGCACAGGATGATAAGAACCAAAGCGGAGTTATTATATGCTACGAACAAATTGGAATAATCAATCTTCTATCGGGGAAAACCGACGAAGCACGCAAAAACATTGAATACACACTGCAAATACACGAGGCTACCGGATCGAAATATGGTATTGCCAACGCCCTCAAAAATCTGGGCCGAATTGAATATGTTTCAGGCAACTATGCTTTGGCCAAAACTCACCTTACAAAAGCACTGAGTTCAAAAATTGATATGGGAGATCTTCTCAGTCAGCCATCCATTCATTTGTACCTTGGCTTGTGTTTAGTAGAAACGGGTGAGCCTGATGCCGGGATTGCTGAAATAAAAAAAGGATTGGAGCAAGCTGTATTTAATAACCAAAAACGTATTCAGCTCGATATTTATTCAAAACTTAGTGACATTTACCTCGAACGTAACGATTTGCAAAATGCACTTGCCTGCCAGCAACATCAACTTAGTATACAGGATTCGATGTTATTGGGAGCAGCAAATATTAAACTCGAACAGCTTCAGGGAATTTACGAAGTTGATGCGAAAAACAGCCAGATTGCAGATTTGCAGCAACAAAACGAAATCAACAGGCTTCAACTAAAACAGCACCGAACTTCAACCATGCTGTTGATATTAGCCATATTGCTTGCCATAATTATTGCAAGTATTATCTATATTTTTTACCAGCGTTTGCGCCAAAAAAATATTCAGCTTAACGAAGCAAACATGGCTAAAGACAAGTTTTTTGCCATTATTGCCCACGACTTGCGAGGCCCGATACACACGCAAACTTCTTTTCTCGATCATCTGTATGAAGAATTTGACTCGCTGGACGAGAATGAACTGAAGAAACTTTTAAAACTCCTGGTTTCCTCATCCGAACACATAAGCGACTTACTCGATAACTTGCTGCTATGGGCACAATCTCAGGTAAAGAAAATGGAGGTAAAAACCACAGCGCTGAACTTATCGGATGTTATTACCAGCACGGTTGACAAACTTCAGCAATCAGCACGATTAAAACAAATCAGTATATCGCTCAACACCAACAACCAGCTAAAGGTACTTTCAGATGCCAACATGCTACAAACCATAGTGCGTAACATTGTTAGCAATGCTATAAAATTTACACCACGTGGCGGATCGATTCGTATTGAAACATCTTCCGATGAGCATAGAAAAGTAAGCATAACGATTACCGACTCTGGTGTAGGTATGGCTCCGGAAAAGCTGAACAAACTTTTCGACATCAGTTCTAAAAGTCATTCGCAAGGAACCGAAAATGAAAAAAGTACCGGACTGGGCCTTATTTTGGTGAAAGAATTTGTGGAACGCAATAACGGAACCATTCAAATTACCAGCGAACCAGGAAAAGGTACATCAGTTATTGTTACGCTTCCTGGTGCTTAA